ATCATGCCGGTGTCGATGCGGTCGGCGATGTCGCGGGCGCGGCCGGTGTCGCCGGCGTGGACGCTGCCGGAGAGGCCGTAGTCCGTGTCGTTGGCGAGTTCGACGGCTTCGTCGTCGTCGCTGAACGGGATGACGGGGGCGACGGGGCCGAAGTGTTCGTTGCACGCGGCGGCCATGTCGTTGGTGGCGTCCGAGAGGACGGTAGGTTCGACGACGAGGCCGTCGTGGCCGCCGCCGGTTTCGAGGGTGGCGCCGGCGTCGACCGTCTCCTCGACGTAGTCGAGAATCTGGTCGCGCTGGGATTCGTCGATAATCGGGCCGACGACGGTGTCGGGTTCGTGGGCGCTCCCGGTGGGGAGCGAGGCGGCGCGTTCGGTGAGGCGTTCGACGTACTCGTCGTAGACGTCCTCGTGGACGAGGTGGCGGTTGATGGAGATGCAGATCTGCCCGGAGTGGAGGAACGAACCGAAGACGCCGCCGTCGATTGCCTTGTCGAGGTCGGCGTCGTCGGTGACGACGTGGACGTTGTTCCCGCCGAGTTCCATCGCGGGGAGTGCGAGGTTCTCGGCGGCGGTGGCGGCGACCTGCCGGCCGACGCCCGTCGAGCCGGTGAACGCGACCACGTCGACTTCGTCGTGGCCGGCGACGGCGTCGCCGATGTCGCTCCCGCGGCCGGTGACGACGTTGAGGACGCCCTCGGGGAGGCCGGCGGCCTCGAACAGTTTCGCGAGGAGGAGGCCGCCCGTGACGGGGGTGTTGGAGGCGGGCTTGAGGACGACGCTGTTCCCGGTGGCGATGGCGGGCGCGACGGCGCGAATCGAGAGGTTCAGCGGGAAGTTCCACGGGGAGATGACGCCGACGACGCCCTGCGGTTCGCGCACGACGATGTTCTCCTTGCCCTCGACGGTGGACTCCCGTCGGTCCCCGGACATTCGCGTGGGGAAGGAGGCGGCTTCGCCGGTGATGCCGACGGAGGTGTAGAACTCCGCGAACCCTTTCGTTCGCGTGGTTCCGGATTCGGCCGCGAGCAGGTCGAGGATGTCGTCGCGGTGTTCCTTGAGCAGGTCGCGGGCGGTTCGGACGACGCTCGCTCGCTGCTGAGGTGGTGTGTTCGCCCACTCGGTCTGGGCGTCGGCGGCGGCCTCGTAGGCGGCGTCGACGTCGTCGCTGGTGCCGGCGGGTACCTCGGTGAACTGTTCGCGCGTCGAGGGGTCGTCGACGGCGATGGTGTCGCGGTCGCCGACCGGGACGTACTCGCCGTCGATGTACTGGGTCTGCCAGTCCGCGTCGCTGAGGTCGAGGTCGGACATCACGTCGGACTTCGAGGTCCTCCGTGGTAATGTTACTCCCATCGGAACGTTCATCCGAGTGTTGAAGCCGCGGGGTCGCGTACTCCACACCGACTGCGATGGACCGCGAAGTGCTGATGTTGCACCTGCGACAGGCGTTCGGCGGGACGCCCGCGGAGCGACGCACGGTCGCGCGGGCGGCGGGCGACCTCGCGGACGCGGGGAAACTGGGAGCCGACCTCGACGCGGAGTTGACCGCGGAGTTCGTCCTCGAACACCTCTCGGACGCCCCGAAGGGGACGCCGGCCGAGCGCTGGAACTGGTGGATGGGCGCGCTGGAAGCGTCCCACGGCGGCTACCGGCGGTTCCGCGTGACGGCGTGGGAGCGAGAGGAGTAGCGACGCACCGACGCACCCAAGCGGGCGCGCCGACTACCCCGAACCGAATGGACGTGCGGTTCCTCGGTGGCGCCCGCGAGGTCGGGCGGAGCGCCATCCTCGTCGACGACTCGCTGCTCTTGGACTACGGTCTGAAGAACGGGACGCCGCCCCAGTACCCCCTCGACTCGGTGGACCCGGACGCCGTCGTCGTCAGCCACGGCCACCTCGACCACGCCGGTCTCGTGCCCGCGCTCCTCGCCGGGTCGCGTCGCCCGCCGGTCCACTGGACGCCGCCGACCCGCGACCTCGCGCGCCTGCTCGCGAAAGACACGCTGAAGATTCAGCGCGCCGAGCAGGGCCGCGGGGCGACCGAGCGCGGCGGGCGCTACGACTGTCCGTTCACCCGGACGGAGGTCGCGCGCCTCGGCGAAGTCTCCGAGACCCACGGCTACCGCGAGCCCTTCGAAGCGGCGGGCTACGAGGTGACGTTCTTCGACGCCGGCCACATCCCCGGCAGCGCCCACGTACTCGTCGACGACGGCGAGAGCCGCCTCCTCTACACCGCGGACTTCAACACCGAGGACCAGCGCCTGCTCGCGGGCACCACGGCGCGCCCGGACGCCGACGCCGTCGTCTGCGAGGCGACGTACGCCGACGTGACCCGCCCCGACCGCGAGACGGTCGAACGCCGGTTCGCGCAGTCCGTCCAGCAGACCGTCCACGAGGGCGGCACCGTCGTCGTCCCGGCGTTCGCCGTCGGGCGCACGCAGGAGGCGATGCTCGTCTGTGACGCCCACGGCGTCGACTGCTACGTCGACGGGATGGGCGTCGCCGTCACCGAGAGCTTCAAGCGCACCCCGGAGTTCCTCCGCGACCCCGACGCCTTCCGGCGGGCCTGCGGCCACGCGCGCTTCGTGGACGCCGGCACGCGGGACGGCCAGCGCCGCCGCATCGCCGACAAACGCACCGCCATCGTCACCACCGCCGGAATGCTCGGCGGCGGCCCCGCGATGACCTACGTCCCCGCAATCGCGGGCAACCCACAGCACAAAATCGCGTTCACGGGCTACCAGGTCGAGGGGACGCCCGGTCGGGAACTGCTCGAAACGGGGAGCGCGGAAATCGACGGCCGCCACCTCCGGGTCGCCGCGCAGGTCGAGAGCCACGACTTCTCCGCGCACGCCGACCGCGACGGCCTCCGCGAATTCCTCGACGCCTACCGCGGGAGCGAGGTGTTCGTGAACCACGGCGACCGCTGCGCGGATTTCGCCGAGGAACTCCGCGCGGACGGCTTCGACGCGAGCGCGCCCGCACTCGGCGACGAACTGTCTATTTAGCGCGCCGTGGTACTCACCCACACAGGTAATTGCGTCGCGGACCTATCTGTGGACATGACGGACCTCTCGGCCACCGAGCGCGACGCGCTCCACGAACTCCAACTCGGCGTCGAACACGTCTACCGCGCGTACGGCAGTCTGCTCGGGTTCCACCACAGCCTCGGGCGCGGCATGGACCACCTGAACGAGGCCGAACACCTCCTCCGGGAGTCTGGTCACGACGCGTACGCCGACGAACTCCGGGACCGCCACCTGCCCGCGGGCGCGGTCGGCGACCGGTGGAGTTACGAACTCGTCGAGGAGTTCCGGCACGGCCTGCTCGCCGCCGTCAGCGACTTCGAGAACGACCTCCGCGAGGACGTCGCCGGCGGCGAAGAACACGTCGCCGAGCGCGAACAGCGACGCGAGTGGCGGCGGCGCGCGCAGAACGCCGACGAGTAATCAGTCCTCAACGCGGTCGGCGTACGTTTCGAGTTCCTCGGCGAGCGCACGCGCGTCGGCCGCGGAGAGGCGGACGCGGTCGGCGTGGGGCGGCGCTCGGTCGGTCGCGGCGTCGTCGAGTTCGAGTTCCACGAGCACGTCGCCGCCGCCGGCTGCGACGTTCAGGACGGCGGGCGCGTCCTCACTCCAGCCGTGGCCCTCGCGTTCGCCGTCGAGGAGGGTGAACGTCGTGTACGCGTTCACGCCGACGACGCGGTCGGCCACCGTCAGTCACCCCCCGGAATCGGCTCGCCGTTGCCGTCCGTCGGCGCGGGGCTGGCGGCCATCTCGTCGTCGTCGGCGTACGGGTACCACGTCAGTTTCGTGTTGTGCATGTAGGGGTCGTCGTAGTCCGTCTCCTCGGGGTCCGCGAGGTTACGGAGCGCTTCCTCGTCCTGCCGCGCGACGAACTCGCGGAACGACTCCCCGCCCTCGCGCTCGTCGGCGAACGCCGAGAGGAGGTTCGCGACGTACCCCGGCACCTCGTCGGCGGGCACGCGCATCTCCACCCAGTCCGCGAACCGCGGATTCTCGCCGAGACCGCCGCCCAGTCCCACGTCGAAGGCCTCGACCGCCTCGCCGTCCTTCCGGGTCTTCATCCCGCGCAGGCTCACGTCCGCAATCTGGGGCTGAGCGCAGGACGCCGTGCACCCGGAGAGGTGAATGTGGAAGTCCGTCACGCCGTCGGGCACGTCGACGTTCGCCTTCAGCCAGCGCGCGTACCGCACCTGCCGGTTCTTCGTCTCCACGATGGACAGCGAGCAGAACTCCGTCCCCGTACAGGCGATGGAACCCCGAAGGAACGGGTGGGGGTCCGGCGAGTAGTCGTCGAGCAGGTCGGCCGCGAGGAAGTCGTCCAGGGCGTCCTCGGGCACGTCGGTGACAATGACGTTCTGTCGCTGCGTGAGACGCACCTCCCCGGAGCCGTGCTCGTCGGCGAGGTCCGCGAGCGCGAACACGTCCTCGACGCCCATCCGCCCGACGAGGACGTTCAGGCCGACGTAGTAGTCGCCGTTCGGTTGCTCGTGGACGCCGACGTGGTCGCCGTGCTCGCCCGTCCCGGCGTTGTACGTGTACGACTCGCGGAGGTCGTCGCCGGCGGTTTCGAGGTCCCAGTCGACGTACTCCTCCTGTAAGACCGACCGCACTTTCTCGGCGCCCCACTCGTCTACGAGGAACTTCATGCGCGCGCTGTACCGGTCCTCCCGGTCGCCGTGGTCGTCGAACAGCGACGAAATCGCGCCCGCCACGTCGGTCACGCGCTCCTCGGGCACCCAGACGTCCACATCGCGCGCGAACCGCGGTTCCTTCCGCGCGAGGCCGCCGCCGACGCGGACGTTGAACCCGAGTTCGCCGTCCTTCTCGGCCGGCTCGAACGCG
The nucleotide sequence above comes from Halobacterium litoreum. Encoded proteins:
- a CDS encoding DUF6360 family protein, giving the protein MADRVVGVNAYTTFTLLDGEREGHGWSEDAPAVLNVAAGGGDVLVELELDDAATDRAPPHADRVRLSAADARALAEELETYADRVED
- a CDS encoding nitrite/sulfite reductase translates to MPTDVERWKDEVYGEEIRDHLFEFAEAGWDAIPDDERDAWFERFKWWGLYHQRKGQESYFMMRVGTPNGVLEPGQLRTVAEVADEYARGPVENPEFGAAYCDWTTRQSIQLHWITLEDVPAIFEKLEANGLTTQQACGDSWRNVVGCPVAGKDTHEHVDAWPIAKELHETFKGDDEHANLPRKWKVSVTGCDQGCGQGDINDLAFEPAEKDGELGFNVRVGGGLARKEPRFARDVDVWVPEERVTDVAGAISSLFDDHGDREDRYSARMKFLVDEWGAEKVRSVLQEEYVDWDLETAGDDLRESYTYNAGTGEHGDHVGVHEQPNGDYYVGLNVLVGRMGVEDVFALADLADEHGSGEVRLTQRQNVIVTDVPEDALDDFLAADLLDDYSPDPHPFLRGSIACTGTEFCSLSIVETKNRQVRYARWLKANVDVPDGVTDFHIHLSGCTASCAQPQIADVSLRGMKTRKDGEAVEAFDVGLGGGLGENPRFADWVEMRVPADEVPGYVANLLSAFADEREGGESFREFVARQDEEALRNLADPEETDYDDPYMHNTKLTWYPYADDDEMAASPAPTDGNGEPIPGGD
- a CDS encoding MBL fold metallo-hydrolase; its protein translation is MDVRFLGGAREVGRSAILVDDSLLLDYGLKNGTPPQYPLDSVDPDAVVVSHGHLDHAGLVPALLAGSRRPPVHWTPPTRDLARLLAKDTLKIQRAEQGRGATERGGRYDCPFTRTEVARLGEVSETHGYREPFEAAGYEVTFFDAGHIPGSAHVLVDDGESRLLYTADFNTEDQRLLAGTTARPDADAVVCEATYADVTRPDRETVERRFAQSVQQTVHEGGTVVVPAFAVGRTQEAMLVCDAHGVDCYVDGMGVAVTESFKRTPEFLRDPDAFRRACGHARFVDAGTRDGQRRRIADKRTAIVTTAGMLGGGPAMTYVPAIAGNPQHKIAFTGYQVEGTPGRELLETGSAEIDGRHLRVAAQVESHDFSAHADRDGLREFLDAYRGSEVFVNHGDRCADFAEELRADGFDASAPALGDELSI
- a CDS encoding aldehyde dehydrogenase family protein, with product MSDLDLSDADWQTQYIDGEYVPVGDRDTIAVDDPSTREQFTEVPAGTSDDVDAAYEAAADAQTEWANTPPQQRASVVRTARDLLKEHRDDILDLLAAESGTTRTKGFAEFYTSVGITGEAASFPTRMSGDRRESTVEGKENIVVREPQGVVGVISPWNFPLNLSIRAVAPAIATGNSVVLKPASNTPVTGGLLLAKLFEAAGLPEGVLNVVTGRGSDIGDAVAGHDEVDVVAFTGSTGVGRQVAATAAENLALPAMELGGNNVHVVTDDADLDKAIDGGVFGSFLHSGQICISINRHLVHEDVYDEYVERLTERAASLPTGSAHEPDTVVGPIIDESQRDQILDYVEETVDAGATLETGGGHDGLVVEPTVLSDATNDMAAACNEHFGPVAPVIPFSDDDEAVELANDTDYGLSGSVHAGDTGRARDIADRIDTGMIHINDQPINDEPHMPFGGTGDSGMGRYNGEAVMEEFTQQKWISVQREERDYPF